Part of the Halodesulfovibrio aestuarii DSM 17919 = ATCC 29578 genome, CTTGTTCCTCAGGCCGTTCTACGCATCTGTGCACAAAAAACATGGACACAAACCGTAGCCGTAGCCGCTCGAAAACTAGACTCTCCAGAAGCATGGGAACCTCACTTTTCGTTATCTTATCAGGAAGTTATTATTTTTCTTTGTCTCCTTTTCTCCGCAATACTCCCACTCTGTCTAATGTGGTCATAATTCACTATTCACCGTAACCCAATTTACCTTAAGCTACTTTTTTCTCCACACACGATTTATTCGGTATCACATTAATTTGAACACATTTTAGTTTGACACTCAAAAAGTATACGTATAGTTCTTTTTTTAACGGAAACAAAAAGGACCTTCTTATGCTGTTTGACTCTGTTTTTACCATGGCGCTACAAAGCGCTCTCGCGCTTGGCTTCATTCACGGAATTAATCCATGCGGTCATTCCTGGTTGGTACTTGCCCCATTTACATACGGTGCAAAAGATGGAAAACACGTCTTTTCAATCACTTCAGGCTTTATCTTAGGCACCACTATTGCGTGTATTACTATTGGATTTTCATTAGGATCCATCTCATTAGCTATTCCGGCGTCGTTCAAAACGGCTGTTGACCTTTCCACTGTCGGAATTTTGATTATTCTTGGACTCATCCTTATCGTAAAACCACACCTACTCCACAGTCACGACCATGATCATGATGAACATGCTGCAACCCGCTGCGGAGATCACGCATATGGATATCCCGTCTGCTATGAAAACCACGGTCACCACAATGGACATCAACCGCTAGTCGTTGAAAATACAGCTGTCGCTACAGAACCTGCATATACATTAGGTCAACCTGTGAGCAGTACCGTGAAATTTATACCGGGGAAAAAGAAAAGCACGAAGAGGAAAGAGCATGGGCACAACCATCATAGCTGCGGGTGCTCAACTACCAGTAAACTTACAAAAGTTACATTTTGGGGGCTGACAGTCTTTGGCTTCCTTAATATGATTGTGCCCTGTCCGACAGTTGCGATCATGTACACATACGGACTGGACTCAGGGAGCATTCTGAAAAGCACGTTGGTATTTTTATGTTACGCTGTTGGCACAGGATTAACACTCTCTGCTGTCATTTTTTCAATCTACAAAGCAACAAATGCATTGAATACACTCAATAAAGCGTGGATTGAACCACTCGTCATGCGGACCGCAGGGGTGCTGACAATCGTGTTTGCTGTATATTCATATTTAGCTGACGCAAATATGATCTAAAGGAGATCAGTGATGGAACTTGATGAACTGAACCACTCCGTAGTGGAGTTCTACGAAAAGCTATCCTCTTGGGAACATGATGTTGTGCGAGAAAAGGGACTTACCCTGCCACAAATTCATGCTCTGGAGATTCTCGGTATACATGAGTCCATGCGAATGAAAGAACTCGCACATTGGATGGGTACCACAACAGGAACCCTTACTGTACTTATCGATCGATTAGAAAAAAAGGATTACGTGCGCCGCTGCCCACATAAAACAGACCGTCGTTCCATTATTATTGAACTTACTGATACAGGCAGACAAATGTTTTTAGAACATGACAAACTGCATATGCAATTAACTGAAACCATGGTTTCAGAACTTTCATCAGATGAACAGGAATGTTTACAGCGCTGTCTTGAGAAGATGAATAAGACATTTTAATATGTTGGATAGAGCTTATTGCTATCGCTAATGTACAGCCCTTGATACCTTAGTCATGGGAATTGTGCAGGAGGGGGGGGCGTTTAGAGGGAACCGACAAGCAAAGCAGGCATGTTCACACTTTCAAGGTTACACACTGGAAAGCTTATCGGTAGTGCAGCATACCTAGTTACTATGCTGAAGTTTGCGATATTTTTTGTTCTCATCATCAGCGTCAACATTTTGATATAAATAAAAAAGGGTGGAGTTTTTAACTCCACCCTTTTTTATTCTATCCTTTCATTTCTTCAGTCAGTGATCGTAATTCCAACACCATCTTTTGTAGCTCTTCTACAGCAACAATTGCAGCACCCAGAGTCTCTACTCCTTCGTCCGTAATGGTACTAATCTCTGACGAAGCCTTGCTAATCTGCTCAGAAGTTGCAGACTGCTCTTCCGTAGCGGTCGCAATGGCGGTTATCTCACCAAGAGCATCGTCCATCATATTCTTAATAGAGACAAGCAGCTCGCCTGAAGCCTCTGCTTTGGCAGTTCCTTCACCGACAGCAGCAACGGCCTTTTCAAAACCTTCAGCAACGCTCAATGTTGAACTTTGAATACTGCTGACAGCCTCACCAACCTCACGCGTTGCTGTCGTTGTTTTCTCTGCAAGCTTGCGGACTTCATCTGCAACGACGGCAAAGCCTTTACCGGCTTCACCGGCACGAGCCGCTTCAATAGCTGCGTTAAGTGCCAACAAGTTAGTCTGATCAGCAATATCTGAAATTACGCGAATAACATTCCCAATGTCATCAGCATGTTTCCCAAGATCCACCATCTGCTCATTCAATTCTCTGGCTTCATTGTTTACCTTACTAATCGCTTGAATCGTCTCGCTCACTACGGACGTACCTTCATCAACACGATCACTGCAGGCGCCTGTACTTGAGGCCGCATTGCTTGCATTCTTAGCAACTTCCAGAACGGTTGCATTCATTTCTTCGACTGCGACAGCTGTCTCAGATGCCCGTTCCTGCTGAATATGTGCACCACTTGTCGTTTCATTTATCCGAGTAAACAGATTCCCTGCTGCTGACTCCAGCGAAACAGCTACCATATCGACTCTGTTAGCAACTTCGAGAATGGCATTATGCTGTTCCGAAATTCGATGTTCGGTGGCTCGTATTTCGGTTAAATCATAATACAAACCAAAGGCCCCAAGAAGGTTTCCGGAAACATCATAAATAGGTGTCACAGCATAATAAACAGTAAGCTCTTTCCCGTCCAAACGTGTAACAGCTCTTTCTTCGTGAGTTTCTGTGCCTTCGCGTGCGGCCTGCCCCAACACTGTATCTATAGACGCATCTCCATAGAACACGTCGCCTGATGCTTTACCGAGATACTCATCTGTACTTCCACTTCTTCCAAACAACTCAAGAAGTTCTTTGTTCATAAATGAGAAGCAGCCGTTTGTATCCACAACGCCGCACGGAAAGTTTATCCCCTGCAACACACCTTGCGACATACCAAGCTGTTCTTTTAACTCTACGGACATTTTGCGGAGATGCTCAGCCAAAACATTTAGTTCGTGCCGGAAATTACCTTCAAGCTTCGCTTCAAAATCACCGGATGCAATTTCTTTGGAATATTCACCAAGGGATGCCAATGGATTAGCAAAGACCTTCCGGATACCAAACAAAAGAATGATAGAGGCACACAACAGAGTAAACACGCCGATACATGTAATGATAAGCTGCTGTCTGTCAGCAGTGGCCACTAACTCCTTACGAGGAACAGTTGTGCTGATATACCAGCCAGTTTCCTTATTCTTTACAAACCGCTGTAATCTTTCAACGCCTTGATAATTATAGCTAAAGAAGTTTTGACCAGCTGCTTCTGACTGAATAATTTTGTCATAAACAGAAGAATGCTTAAAAATAACCTTTTCATTAGGATGCGCTACAATTGTACCCGAAGCGTCAATTAAATAAGCATATCCCGATTGCCCAAAGGAAACTGGGTCAATATAGCGTTTGCCAAATTCCCCAATATCAGCAAACACAACAACCCCTCCAATAAGCGAATTATCAACAAAATCATATAATCGGGCTCCCATACCAAGAAGACGTTTCCCGATCACATCATTCGAAAGAACTTTCTGCGTTACGTATAGCTCATTTTCTTGATCCAGAAGCATTGATTTCCACAGTGCTGCCGGTTCCGTATTACCATTCAATGAAGGCCCGCTACGAGTAACACCGGAAGTAATTTCACCTTTTTTGTTAAAGACAAAAACAGCTTGAACATCATTATTAAGCTTAAGGATATTCTCCAAAAGCTTACGTCCCTCTTCACCTTCTACCCATGCACTGTTTATAACATCTTCATGACCTGCAAGGTAGACCACTAACGAATGGAGGTTGGCTGTAAACTGTTTTAATGAAGTGTCTGCCAACACTGTTTCTCGATCCATTGCTCCTAACTGAACGTCTTCTACAATTTCACGTGTAGATGAAGAAACGTAAAGAACGATGCAGATAACGGAAATTGAAACGATGAGTAAAACTGTAGCAACAAGCTCAGTAGCAATACTTTTTATACGCACATTAGCCCCCTATTTTCCCGAAAGACAAAGAACCCCAACTGAGAGCCAGTCTCTATGTTAGCAAATCTAAAAACCACAGAGAGCCTTATTCACCACAACAAATTATTGCACAGCCAGAAAGCCGTATTGTTTCTTATCGATCAATAGATGTAAAACTTTAAACAACAAAAGCAATAACCTATACTATAAAAAAATACGCACAGCATCTATTTCTTAAAATAAGCTATGAACTCCTGATTTCCTTTGGGCCCTTTGATGCTTGACGGTACAACACCCAGCAATGTGAGTTTCAACTCATTCACGGCAAAATTTGTTACGTCATCAATAGCCTGTTGATGCAAAGCTGGATCACGGACAACACCTTTGTCCGTCATGCCCGGTCCCAATTCAAACTGCGGCTTAATCAGCATCGCAAGTTCGCCGCCTTCTCGTAACAAAGCCACACAAGGAGGAAGAATAAGCTTCAGAGATATAAAGGAAACATCCCCAACAACAAGATCTACCTGCTCTGGAATAATGGTATCATCAACATTTCGCAAGTTGGTACGCTCAAGATTAATAACGCGGTCATCCTGACGGAGCTTTTCATGCAACTGCCCATATCCAACATCCACAGCATATACTTTTTTTGCACCGTGCTGCAGCAGACAGTCAGAAAAGCCGCCAGTTGACGCACCGGCATCCAGCGCAATTTTCCCTGCAGGGTCAATTCCAAAATGCTCTATAGCAGTGAGCAACTTATAAGCGCCACGACTGACAAAACGCTCTATCCCTTTAACTTCGAAAAGAGATTCCAAATCCATTTTTTGGCCCGGCTTTATCACCGGTTCCGGATTTCCATTACGGATAACGTAAACTTGACCCGCCATAATCAGGCGTTTCGCCTTCTCGCGGCTGTCAGCCAGACCCGCATCAAAAACAAGTTGATCGGCTCGTTCTTTTTTTGCCATGTTATTTGCCTTGACATTGGAGCAAGGGAAGCATACGCACTCCTTGCCGGTTATAATTACAAGATGGCGCAGGACATCTTAGACTGCGACGAGCCTGCTATGTATTTAACCATAGCGTGGTTGGCTCGGTAAAAATTTCTTTGCACCTCGGCAATGTACGAAAAAAATCATTCATCCTGAGGCATGCAGACTAGTTAAATGCATTTTTATGATGCCAGCGCTTATAAACTAAAGCGAACTGTCAACTACATCATCGTTTGTGGAGACTCAATATATTTTTCTTGCCTTCCAAACGCAACTGACGTAAGAAATTCCGTTCTGCATCTTCGTGAGGAGTTTAATATGAAAAAAGATACCCATCCAAAAGTGTTTAAGGCAAAAATTTCTTGTGCATGCGGCTACGAATCCGAAGCACGTTCTACTAAAGGTGAAACAGTAGCTGTTGAGATTTGCTCTCAGTGCCACCCGTTCTACACCGGTAAACAGCGCTTCGTTGATACCGCAGGTCGTATCGATCGTTTCCGCAAGAAATACGCCAATTTCCAGAAATAGCACTTTTCTCGCATTTTTTGAGGCCGTCGCCAGACCGGCGGCGAATCTTCCTCCCCTTAAAGGTTTTCTTTTTGGGGAGGAGTATTCTTTAGCTCGACTGCGAGGAACAGATGACTACTCTCCGCAAAAATTTCCGCTCCGTTTTATCAACCATACTTTCTGCAGCCCGATGTAACGTCGGTGGTCAGGCAGTCATGGAAGGCGTTATGATGCGCAATCAGGATCGTCTAGCTATTGCAGTTCGCAAAGCTGACGGTTCAATTATTGTAGATCAACGCCCATGGTTCACTTTTTCTAAAGCTGATTTTTTTAAGCGTCCTTTCGTACGCGGCTTTCCTATCCTTATAGAAACACTGGTCAATGGCATTAAGGCTCTTAACTTTTCCGCGACACAAGCTGTAGATGCAGAAGAGGAAGAAGAACTTAAGCCGTGGCACCTCACCCTTACACTGATCTGCTCTGTAGGCATTGCATTATTTCTTTTTGTCGTGCTGCCTCACTTGTTCTCCATCGGGATGAACTACTTGGGGATTGGCGGTGATGTAAACGGGCTTTCATTTCAGATATGGGATGGTTTCTTTAAATTCAGCATCTTTTTGGGATACATCATTAGTATCTCATTTATCCCTGATATAAAACGCGTTTTTCAGTACCATGGCGCAGAACATAAAGTTATCTGGGCGTTTGAAGATGGAAAGGCTGTAAGCCCGGGCTCTGCAATTCTTCATAGCAGACTGCACCCACGCTGCGGCACAACGTTCATGCTTTTTGTTCTATCTGTTGCCATTATCCTGCACACAATCCTTGTTCCAATAATGCTTATGATCTGGACACCGGAATCTGCAGTCGTAAAACACAGTTTTATTATCTTTTTTAAGTTATTGCTTATGGCGCCTATCAGCGCATTTGCATATGAACTTATTAAATACAGCGCAAAAATTAATGATACAATCTTAGGCAAAATCCTCAGCGCACCGGGTATGATGCTGCAAATGCTCACTACCCACGAACCAGATTCACAGCAGCTTGAGGTTGCCATTGTTGCACTTAAGGAAGCTCTCGGAAACGAGGCTCCTGACGATATATATACCCCTGAGTATACAGTAGCGGAGAAAGCATAATGTTAGCCAAGTTAGAACATCTTGAGCGCAAATTCGAAGACCTTGAACAGCAGCTCAGCTCTCCTGAAGTATTTGGTGATCAGGAACGCTATCGCAAACTGACTAAGGCTCATTCTGATCTTAAAGACGTTGTTGAAGCATTCCGCAAATACCGCACCATGCAGGAATCTCTTGAAGAAAACAAAGAGCTCATGCATGACAGCGATCCGGAACTTGCTGAAATGGCAAAAGAAGAAGTGAAAGAACTTGAGCGCCAACTTCCAGAAATGGAAGAGCAGCTCACTATCCTTCTACTTCCTAAAGATCCAATGGATGAAAAAAACACCATCCTGGAAATCCGCGCCGGTACCGGCGGTGACGAAGCTGCACTTTTTGCTGGAGACTTATTCCGCATGTATTCCCGCTATGCTGAACGCATTGGCTGGAAAATAGAACTGCTGAGCACAAGCGAAACAGGAACCGGTGGCCTCAAAGAGGTTATCGCACTTGTTAAGGGCGACAAAGTTTACAGCCGCCTCAAGTTCGAATCCGGCATCCACCGCGTGCAGCGCGTACCAGCCACAGAAACTCAGGGTCGAGTTCATACTTCGGCTGCCACAGTAGCAATTATGCCTGAAGCTGAAGAAGTTGACGCAAATATTCGCAATGAAGACCTTCGATTCGACGTTTTCCGTGCTTCCGGCCCTGGTGGTCAGTCCGTTAACACAACTGACTCCGCTATCCGTGTGACACATATTCCAACCGGCCTTGTTGTTTCCTGTCAGGACGAAAAGTCCCAGCACAAAAACAAAGCCAAAGCGCTTAAAATTCTTTCATCCCGCTTGTTGCAGAAAGTGCAGCAGGAACAGCACGATGAACTTGCAGAACAGCGCAAATCACAAGTTGGATCTGGTGACCGTTCCGGTCGTATCCGCACTTACAACTTTGGGCAAGGTCGCTGTACAGATCACCGTATCAACCTGACCTTGTACAAACTTGACGCCATTATGGACGGCGACATTAACGAGTTGATTGACGCTCTTATTACGGCCGATCAGACTGAAAAGCTTAAAGCTCAGGCTGACGCATAAGACACGAGGGCATTATGGCGGTACAAAAACCCGCACAGCTCACTATTCAGACGATACTTACAGCCTTCTCGGGATACCTTTCCGGGAAGGCTGTTGATTCTCCTAGACTCTCGGCTGAACTAGTGCTCCGCAAAATACTAGGCATATCCCGCCTCGACATCCTTATTCACTCCCACCGTGAGGTTTCCCATGAAGCGTACGCTGAGATGGAAAAACTCATCCTGCGGCGCGGAACCGGAGAGCCGGCGGCATACATCATGGGTGAGCGAGAATTTTATGGGAGACCGTTTCAGGTCAATCCACATACCCTTATTCCGCGTCCGGAAACAGAGCATCTTATAGAAGCTGTTCTTGAACGCTTTGCTCACAAAGGGCCATTCCGCTTTGCAGACTTAGGCACAGGAAGTGGATGCATTGCCACAACTATTGCTGCTGAATTGCCAGAGGCATACGGCGTTGCAGTCGACCTTTCAGAAGGGGCACTTGCCACAGCAAAGCAGAATATAAAAGACAACGGAGTTGCCAGCAGAGTTACGTGCATTCGTGCCGATTTCACCACACCGTTGTTCAAAAACAACACATTTGACCTGATTGCCACAAATCCGCCATATGTCAGCCAGTCAGAATATATAAAGCTAGACCCCGAAGTTCAGCAATTTGAACCAGCTTCTGCGTTAGTTCCGGGCACAAGCGGACTTGAACACGGAACACTACTCATAGAGCTTGCCTCCAAGTGGCTTAACCCATCAGGATTCTTCATTATGGAAATGGGCTTCTGGCAAGGCCCTGATTTACTGAAAGAATTTGATAAGAATCCTACAAAATGGGCCGAAACGGCTATCATTAAAGATCTATCCGGTCATGATCGTTTCGTCTGTGGATATAAAGTATAGCACTGTGCTAAAAAGTCACACTGTGCTAAAAGCACACAGTTAGCCGAGGTAGCCTCAGTATAAAAAAACTATTAATTCCAATATAATAAATACAAAAACACCTCTGGCACATTCTTTGCTTATACCATGTTGGAGGGAACTTTTAATGCTACAAAAGACAATTAACAAATCAATCGGATGCTCAGGTGTTGGCGTACACAGTGGTAAAATAGTAAAACTTACATTACACCCTGCCGCTGAAGACACAGGCATCATTTTTCATATACATGGCGAAGACGGCGTAAAGGTTATCGCACCTACACCGCAACTCGTAACTGCTACCCAGCTTGCAACAGTTCTCGGAGTTGGCAACACCTCAGCCGCAACAGTAGAACACCTTCTTGCAGCAATCCACGGAATGCAGATCGACAACATCCGTATCGAAATCCAAGGCGGAGAAGTTCCAATCATGGACGGCTCAGCTGCTTCTTTCATCTTCCTGCTTAAAGATGCCGGACTGCGCAAACAGGCTCGCCCCCGCACAGTGAAACGCATCAAGAAAGAAATCAATTTCGAACGCGATGGCAAACGCATCAGCGCCAAGCCACACAAAGGACTTTCCATCGACTACACCATCGACTTTGCACACCCTCTCATTGGCGTGCAGACGATGTCCGTTGAAGTCACCCCGGAAACATTCGCTACAGACATCGCAAAAGCACGAACTTTCGGTTTCTTCCGCGAAGTTGAATACCTGCGATCTAAAAAGCTCGCTCTTGGCGGTTCCCTTGAGAACGCAATTGTACTTGATGACTACAATGTACTGAATGAAGACGGATTACGCTTCCCCGACGAATTTGTTCGCCATAAGATCCTCGATTTCATTGGTGATATGACCATGCTTGGCGCACCTCTCGAGGGACACTTTGAAGTTTACTGCTCCGGTCACGCGCTGAACAACCAGTTCCTGCGCACAATCGATGAAAACGCAGACATCTACCTTGAAAGTGTCACCGCAGAAGCACCAGCACCGGTAGAAGTTCCTGAAGTTGCTGCTTCCGCAGCAACAGCTGTGGCATAAACAACCTCCTCCCTCTTTTGTATACATGACCGCCCATTGGGCGGTCTTTTTTTTCGCCTTACTATATATAAAGCTACTCACCTCTTCTCACACGTTCTATCACCCCCAGCCCCCTCAATTATATTCACCAGCAAAAGTAAAAAGATATAAAACACCAGCAATCAATATTCGACTATAGTGTGTCCGCACCACCATGCAGCAGTAATTTTTTTTAAAGATCAAATCCACGGCTTATCAAATTATAGTGGACAAATGCCGTAAAAAGAACGAGTGTCGATCCTTGTTGCTCAGGCAACGACTGTCTAAGTGGCTAAAATCTAGAGATTAACTACAGCTTTTGCTTTTTTTCAACTGTCTGTTTTTTTTGCCTTTTTTAAAAAAGACAAAAAAAAGATCTAAAAAAGTGTTTTTTTACTTGCCAAAACGTTGGGGGGTATATAAACACTCTTCTCGTTGCTGGCGTAGCTCAATTGGTAGAGCAGCTGATTTGTAATCAGCAGGTTGCGGGTTCAAGTCCCATCGCCAGCTCCAGAACAGGTGGGGTTCCCGAGTGGCCAAAGGGAACAGACTGTAAATCTGTCGGCGTACGCCTTCGGAGGTTCAAATCCTCCCCCCACCACCAGTTGCTAAGTAGCAGGCTGTAGGAGACTCAAGTCGGAGAACTACGGCGCTTATAAGCGGGAATAGCTCAATTGGTAGAGCATCAGCCTTCCAAGCTGAGGGTTGCGAGTTCGAGTCTCGTTTCCCGCTCCAACTAGCCTGAGTTCTCCCTATAGCTTTTTGAATAAGAGAAGCTCTCATAGCTCAGTAGGTAGAGCGCATCCTTGGTAAGGATGAGGTCAGCAGTTCAATTCTGCTTGAGAGCTCCATTAATTATTTTCGGATAACCGAGAAAATTCATTGCCAGGGAGATTTACTCATGGGTAAACAAAAATTTGAACGTAGTAAGCCGCATGTAAACATCGGCACCATTGGTCACATTGACCACGGTAAAACCACTCTCACCGCAGCTATCACTAAAATTGCTGCACTCAAAATGGGCGGCGTTGCTGTAGCTTTTGACGAAATCGACAAAGCTCCAGAAGAAAAAGAACGCGGTATCACCATTGCAACTGCTCACGTTGAGTACGAAACTGACAGCCGTCACTACGCTCACGTTGACTGCCCAGGTCACGCAGACTACATCAAAAACATGATCACCGGTGCCGCTCAGATGGACGGTGGTATCCTCGTTGTTGCAGCTACTGACGGTCCTATGCCTCAGACTCGTGAGCACATCCTGCTCGCTCGTCAGGTTGGTGTACCTTCCCTCGTTGTATTCATGAACAAATGCGACATGGTAGACGACGAAGAACTGCTTGAACTCGTTGAAATGGAAGTTCGTGAACTTCTTTCTTCTTACGATTTCCCAGGTGACGACATTCCTGTAATTCGTGGTTCTGCACTTAAAGCACTCGAAGCAGATTCTGCTGACGATGCTGATGCAGCTCCAATCCTCGAACTCCTCGATGCTTGTGACTCTTACATTCCTGAGCCACAGCGTGATATCGACAAACCTTTCCTTCTTCCTATCGAAGACGTGTTCTCCATCTCCGGTCGTGGTACAGTAGTAACTGGCCGTGTTGAACGTGGTGTTATCACTGTTGGTGAAGAAGTAGAAATCGTTGGTATCAAAGATACTCAGAAAACTACTTGTACCGGCGTTGAAATGTTCCGTAAACTTCTCGACCGTGGTGAAGCTGGCGATAACGTTGGTCTTCTTATCCGTGGTATTAAACGTGATGAAGTTGAACGTGGTCAGGTTCTTTGTAAACCTGGTTCCATCAACCCACACACCAAGTTTAAAGCAGAAGTATACGTACTTTCTAAAGATGAAGGCGGACGTCACACTCCATTCTTCACTGGTTACCGCCCTCAGTTCTACTTCCGTACAACTGACATCACCGGCGTAATCGCTCTTGACGAAGGCGTTGAAATGGTAATGCCAGGCGATAACGCTGTATTCAACGTAGAACTCATTCACCCAATCGCTATGGAAACTGGTCTCCGCTTCGCTATCCGCGAAGGTGGCCGTACCGTAGGTGCAGGTGTTGTATCTGAGATCGTGGAGTAATTCATGCGCGTTAATATCCAGCTCGCTTGCACAGAGTGCAAACGACGCAATTACGCGACCGTAAAGAATAAGAAGACCACTACTGGTCGTGTTGAATTGAACAAGTATTGTCCTTGGGACAAGAAACACACTCTTCATCGCGAAACTAAGTAGTTGTTATAAAAACGCAGGGGTGTAGCTCCAACGGCTAGAGCGCCGGTCTCCAAAACCGGATGTTGCGGGTTCGAATCCCTCCACCCCTGCCATTTTCTTCTTCCTTCTTTCACGGCGAGGCGACAATGGCAAAAAAGCACTCCAAAAAAGCTGAAGCGAAAGCTAGCGAAGCTAACAAAGCAACTCAGCTTAAAGAGTTCTTCGAAGAGTCCCAGGTCGAAATTAAAAAAGTAGTCTGGCCCTCCCGAAAAGAGACAGTGACAACCAGCATCGCAGTGCTGGCTCTTGTTGTTGTCATGTCTCTATTTCTAGGCTTTGTAGATTTAGGTCTTACAAAGCTTGTAGAATACATTCTTTCCTAAACGGATATTCCTATGACCGAGGAACAAGCACCCGTAAGAAAAGCTCGTTGGTACATTATCCACACCTACTCAGGTTTTGAGCAGCGTGTTGAGCAGACCATCTCTCAGATGATCCGCACCGGCGAAGCACAAGGTGAAATTGAGGAAGTTGTTGTACCTACTGAGAAAGTGGTAGAACTTGTAAAAGGTGAAAAACGCACCTCTACTCGTAAGTTTTACCCAGGTTATGTTATGGTCAAAATGATCATGACTGATCTCTCTTGGCATCTTATTTCCAACATTCAGCGGGTAACTGGCTTCATCGGCGGCAAAAACCGCCCTACCCCTATGCGGGATTCAGAAGCAGCACGTATCCTCTCTATGATGGAAGCTCGTCAGGAACAGCCTCGTCCTAAGTTCAACTTTGAACGCGGTGATGAAGTACGCGTTATTGATGGACCGTTCGGCGGTTTCAACGGCGTCGTGGAAGATGTAAACTACGACAAGGGTAAGCTCAGAGTATCCGTATCTATTTTCGGCAGACAAACACCTGTCGAGCTGGACTTTGTTCAGGTAGATAAGGGATAAACAAGCACAATAAAGCACCTATCGCCACGCAAGTGGCGTTTGCTATAGAGGTATAGTGGTATGGCTAAAAAAGAAATTGCAAAAATTAAGCTTCAGATTCCTGCTGGTGCGGCGAACCCGTCTCCTCCAGTAGGTCCTGCTCTTGGTCAGCACGGCCTGAATATCATGGAGTTCTGTAAAGCGTTCAACGCTAAGACCATGGATCAGAAAGGCATGATCATTCCTGTAATCATTACTGTATTCCAGGATCGTTCATTCACTTTCATCACCAAAACTCCACCTGCATCTGTGCTGCTTATCAAAGCTGCAAAAGTTGCTAAAGGTTCTGGCGAGCCAAACCGTAACAAAGTTGGTTCCGTTACCGATGCACAGATCGAAGAAATTGCTACACTCAAAATGCCTGACCTTAACGCAGCAGATATTGATGCAGCTAAAAAGATCATCGCAGGTACTGCTCGCTCCATGGGCATTGATGTTAAATAGCATTCTGTAAATCAGTTGGACTGCCGTTCGCCGTGCATAACGCCCGGCTCTTTTTATCTTAGATCGAGCGGCAGGAGATTAACACAGAGAAGAAAAAGGATATTACTATGCCTAAGCATGGGAAAAAATACCGTAAGGCAGCTGAAGGCCTTGAGCTTACCGCTCGCTTTGCAGTTGAAGAAGCGATGGCTAAAGTAGTTGATTCTGCTTTTGCAAAATTTGATGAAACTGTTGACGTTGCTATCAACCTCGGCGTTGATCCTAAATACTCTGACCAGATGGTTCGTGGCGCATGCTCACTTCCACACGGTCTTGGTAAAGACGTGCGCGTAGCAGTATTCTGT contains:
- the rplK gene encoding 50S ribosomal protein L11, which encodes MAKKEIAKIKLQIPAGAANPSPPVGPALGQHGLNIMEFCKAFNAKTMDQKGMIIPVIITVFQDRSFTFITKTPPASVLLIKAAKVAKGSGEPNRNKVGSVTDAQIEEIATLKMPDLNAADIDAAKKIIAGTARSMGIDVK